In Mycteria americana isolate JAX WOST 10 ecotype Jacksonville Zoo and Gardens chromosome 5, USCA_MyAme_1.0, whole genome shotgun sequence, one DNA window encodes the following:
- the CHGA gene encoding chromogranin-A, with product MSRPGLLAVLLLAVPAVSLPVTNDMNKGDTKVMKCIVEVISDTLSKPNPLPISEECLETLRGDERIISILRHQNLLKELQEIAAQGANERTQQQKKSSGFEDELSEVLESQNDKNKQRDAAGERPEEEQPTGSLAELAAQKTQQNEDSGEEGKNSLEEREPRPRDADPVEKEDREEAQSNEIGDTEDDQRDEALDNHISKDFIEAEQQQQRGDEEEQTRGPMDSLELEDEGEQSSRQGQEQSKEVAGERVEREDDGGDDAAEEDRTEAERSLDLAEEDEEMQGGDNNDDALGFGKDGRSSEEEEEEEQPRALRGGRHRVEDEGMQGEEDTFQPRDAKSEEMEEESSREWEDSKRWNKMDELAKQLTSKKRMEENDSEEDPDRSMKMAFRSRKYDFSSPEEDVRRSWKRHSKKDSSEGGFPLAPMPEEKKDEEGSANRRTEDQELESLAAIEAELERVAHKLHELRRG from the exons ATGAGCCGCCCAGGACTGCTCGCCGTCCTGCTCCTGGCCGTGCCGG CCGTCTCCCTTCCCGTGACAAACGACATGAATAAAGGGGACACTAAG GTGATGAAGTGCATTGTAGAGGTCATCTCTGATACTTTATCAAAGCCAAACCCCCTGCCGATCAGTGAGGAATGCCTAGAAACGCTCAGAGGAG ATGAACGAATCATTTCGATCCTTCGCCACCAAAATTTATTGAAGGAACTTCAGGAAATTGCGGCTCAAG GTGCCAATGAGAGAactcaacagcagaagaaaagcagtggcTTTGAAGATGAACTTTCCGAAGTCCTTGAAAGTCAGAATGACAAGAACAAGCAGAGAG ATGCGGCAGGGGAGCGCCCTGAAGAGGAGCAGCCCACGGGGTCCCTGGCTGAGCTGGCCGCACAGAAAACCCAGCAAAATGAAGAttcaggagaggagggaaaaaacagcctggaggagagggagCCCAGGCCACGGGATGCCGACCCTGTCGAGAAGGAGGATCGGGAGGAAGCACAGAGCAATGAGATCGGGGACACAGAGGATGACCAGCGAGACGAAGCTTTGGACAACCACATCAGCAAAGACTTCATtgaggctgagcagcagcagcagcgaggggATGAAGAGGAGCAGACCAGAGGCCCCATGGACAGCCTGGAGCTCGAGGATGAGGGAGAGCAGTCAtccaggcagggccaggagcagagcaAGGAGGTGGCAGGGGAGCGTGTGGAGCGGGAGGATGACGGAGGAGACGATGCTGCAGAGGAGGACCGTACCGAAGCAGAGAGGTCACTTGATTTGGCTGAGGAGGACGAAGAGATGCAGGGAGGCGACA ATAATGATGATGCTCTGGGATTTGGCAAAGACGGGCGGagctctgaggaggaggaggaggaagagcagccccGGGCACTGAGAGGAGGAAGGCATCGCGTTGAGGATGAGGGGATGCAGGGGGAGGAGGACACCTTCCAGCCCAGGGATGCAAAAAgcgaggagatggaggaggaatCCTCCAGGGAGTGGGAAGACTCCAAGAGGTGGAACAAAATGGAtgagctggccaagcagctgacATCAAAGAAGCGCATGGAGGAAAATGATAGTGAGGAAGACCCAGACAGGTCCATGAAAATGGCATTTAGGTCCCGCAAGTATGACTTCAGTAGTCCAGAGGAAGATGTGAGAAGGTCATGGAAGCGTCACTCAAAGAAGGACAGCAGTGAAGGAGGCTTTCCGCTTGCTCCCATGCCCGAAGAAAAGAAGGATGAGGAAGGCAGCGCTAACAGGAGAACGGAG GACCAGGAGCTGGAGAGCCTGGCCGCCATCGAGGCTGAGCTGGAGCGTGTTGCCCACAAGCTGCATGAGCTGAGGCGAGGCTGA